The following are encoded in a window of Ursus arctos isolate Adak ecotype North America unplaced genomic scaffold, UrsArc2.0 scaffold_27, whole genome shotgun sequence genomic DNA:
- the CLDN23 gene encoding claudin-23: MRTPVVMTLGMVLAPCGLLLNLTATLAPGWRLVKGFLNQPVDVELYQGLWDMCREQSSRERQCGQQDVWGYFEAEPVRVARGLMVTSLAVTALGLLLASLGVRCWQEEPRFALAGLSGAVLFAAGLLSLIPVSWYNHFLADRSVLPADASPVTVHVSYSLVLGYLGSCLLLLGGFSLALSFAPWCEERCRRRRKEPPRSPRRSSVSTVHVDWPEPALPPAIKYYSDGRHRPRPHDVANAGKPKAGFPLPRPQPRAYTNQMDVLRGEEAHSARDSAGSAGSCHASLPCDSDL, from the coding sequence ATGCGGACGCCGGTGGTGATGACGCTGGGCATGGTGCTCGCGCCCTGCGGGCTGCTGCTCAACCTGACGGCCACGCTGGCGCCCGGCTGGCGGCTGGTGAAGGGCTTCCTCAACCAGCCGGTGGACGTGGAGCTGTACCAGGGCCTGTGGGACATGTGCCGCGAGCAGAGCAGCCGCGAGCGCCAGTGCGGCCAGCAGGACGTGTGGGGCTACTTCGAGGCCGAGCCCGTGCGCGTGGCGCGGGGACTCATGGTCACGTCGCTGGCCGTCACGgcgctggggctgctgctggcgTCGCTCGGCGTGCGCTGCTGGCAGGAGGAGCCGCGCTTCGCGCTGGCCGGCCTGTCGGGCGCGGTGCTCTTCGCGGCCGGCCTCCTCAGCCTCATCCCGGTCTCCTGGTACAACCACTTTCTGGCGGACCGCAGCGTCCTGCCCGCCGACGCCAGCCCGGTCACGGTGCACGTCAGCTACAGCCTGGTGCTGGGCTACCTGGGCAgctgcctgctgctgctgggcGGCTTCTCGCTGGCGCTCAGCTTCGCGCCCTGGTGCGAGGagcgctgccgccgccgccgcaagGAGCCCCCCCGCAGCCCGCGCCGCAGCAGCGTCAGCACGGTGCACGTGGACTGGCCCGAGCCCGCGCTGCCGCCCGCCATCAAGTACTACAGCGACGGCCGGCACCGGCCGCGGCCCCACGACGTCGCCAACGCCGGCAAGCCCAAGGCCGGCTTCCCCCTGCCGCGGCCGCAGCCCCGCGCCTACACCAACCAGATGGACGTGCTGCGCGGGGAGGAGGCCCACTCCGCCCGCGACTCCGCGGGCAGCGCCGGGTCCTGCCACGCCTCGCTGCCCTGCGACTCCGACCTGTAG